In Cyprinus carpio isolate SPL01 chromosome A14, ASM1834038v1, whole genome shotgun sequence, a single window of DNA contains:
- the LOC109102720 gene encoding guanine nucleotide-binding protein subunit beta-2-like 1: MTEQMTVRGTLKGHSGWVTQIATTPQFPDMILSASRDKTIIMWKLTRDETNYGIPQRALKGHSHFVSDVVISSDGQFALSGSWDSTLRLWDLTTGTTTRRFVGHTKDVLSVAFSADNRQIVSGSRDKTIKLWNTLGVCKYTIQDDSHTEWVSCVRFSPNSNNPIIVSCGWDKMVKVWNLANCKLKTNHIGHTGYLNTVTVSPDGSLCASGGKDGQAMLWDLNEGKHLYTLDGGDNINALCFSPNRYWLCAATGPSINIQDLEGKIIVDELRQDIITTNSKAEPPQCTSLAWSADGQTLFAGYTDNLIRVWQVTIGTR; this comes from the exons ATGACCGAGCAGATGACAGTAAGGGGGACCCTTAAGGGTCACAGTGGATGGGTCACCCAAATCGCCACCACCCCCCAGTTTCCCGACATGATTCTGTCCGCGTCCCGGG ACAAAACCATCATCATGTGGAAGCTGACCCGTGATGAGACCAACTATGGCATCCCGCAGCGTGCTCTGAAGGGCCATTCCCACTTTGTGAGTGATGTGGTCATCTCGTCCGATGGTCAGTTTGCCCTGTCTGGCTCCTGGGACAGCACCCTGCGCCTCTGGGATCTGACAAC TGGCACTACAACCCGTCGTTTTGTTGGACACACCAAGGATGTTCTTAGCGTGGCTTTCTCTGCTGACAACCGTCAGATCGTGTCTGGATCAAGAGACAAGACCATCAAGTTGTGGAACACCCTGGGAGTCTGCAAGTACACCATCCAG GATGACAGCCACACTGAGTGGGTGTCCTGCGTGCGTTTCTCTCCCAATAGCAACAACCCCATCATCGTGTCCTGTGGGTGGGACAAAATGGTCAAG GTATGGAATCTTGCTAACTGCAAGCTGAAGACCAACCACATTGGCCACACTGGATACCTGAACACAGTGACCGTGTCTCCTGATGGATCTCTGTGTGCCTCTGGTGGAAAG GATGGGCAAGCCATGCTGTGGGACCTGAACGAGGGCAAGCACCTTTACACCCTGGACGGTGGTGACAACATCAACGCCCTTTGCTTCAGCCCCAACCGCTACTGGCTGTGTGCCGCCACTGGACCCAGCATCAACAtcc AGGATCTGGAGGGCAAGATCATCGTTGATGAGCTGAGGCAGGACATCATCACCACCAACAGCAAGGCTGAGCCGCCTCAGTGCACTTCTCTGGCCTGGTCTGCTGATGGACAG
- the LOC109102211 gene encoding dual specificity protein kinase CLK4-like isoform X1, with product MRHTRMRSPWLREASLEERMESRKRHRRDSHSSERENKHRKKHHQHHNNSDGHYLETRSSNERLETKDRRAVFRDHEEDSRGACKDKERDRDRDGSRCRERDRGRDRDRDWHHYSKSSGNSRRSSRHRHRHRRSHHHSDSRSHRRKRSRSIEDDEEGHLIYHSGDILRARYEIVCTLGEGAFGKVVECIDHEKGGARVALKIIKNIERYRDAAVSEVEVLEQINSLDCDRRYACVRMYDWFDHHGHICIAFELLGLSTYDFLKENSFQPFSINHIRHMAYQIIRAVRFLHKNKLTHTDLKPENILFINSEYDIKYNPKMKRDERTLKNPDVKVVDFGNATYEHEHHTSVVSTRHYRAPEVILDLGWSHSCDVWSVGCILIEYYLGSTLFQTHDSKEHLAMMERVLGPLPTHMLQKTRKKRYVRHDKLDWDVHSSSGRYVRKQCKPLRQYIGSSSSDHAQLFDLIERMLEYDVTKRITLDEAIKHPFFDSIRKSKK from the exons ATGAGACACACGAGAATGCGCTCTCCCTGGCTGAGAGAGGCGAGTCTGGAGGAGAGAATGGAGAGCAGAAAGAGACACCGACGAGACTCGCACAGCAGcgagagagaaaacaaacacagaaaaaaacaccaccaacacCACAACAACAGCGACGG gcATTACCTTGAGACAAGGAGCTCCAATGAAAGATTGGAAACTAAAGACAGGCGAGCTGTATTCAGAGACCATGAGGAGGACAGCCGAGGTGCCTGTAAAGACAAGGAGAGAGACCGAGACCGTGACGGCTCCAGATGCCGTGAGAGGGACCGGGGCCGGGATCGCGACCGAGACTGGCACCATTACAGCAAATCCTCTGGCAACAGCAGGCGGAGCAGCCGGCACAGACACCGGCACCGTCGCTCGCACCATCACTCTGACTCG AGGAGTCATCGCAGGAAAAGATCCAGGAGTATTGAGGATGATGAGGAGGGGCACCTGATCTATCACAGTGGAGACATACTGAGAGCAAGAT ATGAGATTGTGTGCACGCTTGGAGAGGGAGCCTTTGGTAAAGTGGTGGAGTGCATTGATCATGAAAA GGGAGGAGCTCGCGTTGCGCTGAAGATCATTAAAAACATTGAGCGCTATCGTGATGCAGCTGTGTCTGAGGTTGAGGTGCTGGAGCAGATTAACTCACTTGACTGTGACAGACGATA TGCTTGTGTGCGGATGTATGACTGGTTTGATCACCATGGGCACATCTGCATCGCCTTTGAGCTGCTGGGCTTGAGCACGtatgattttctgaaggaaaatAGCTTTCAGCCATTCTCTATCAACCACATCAGGCACATGGCCTACCAGATCATCAGAGCAGTCAGAT TTCTTCACAAGAATAAGCTGACACACACTGACCTGAAACCAGAGAACATCCTCTTTATTAATTCAGAGTATGACATCAAGTACAATCCAAAAATG AAGAGGGATGAGAGGACACTGAAGAATCCTGATGTGAAAGTAGTTGATTTTGGGAATGCAACATATGAGCATGAGCATCACACCTCTGTGGTGTCCACACGACATTACCGAGCTCCAGAGGTTATTCTGG ATCTAGGCTGGAGTCATTCCTGTGATGTGTGGAGTGTGGGTTGCATTCTTATTGAGTATTATCTGGGATCGACTCTATTTCAG acACATGATAGTAAAGAGCATCTGGCCATGATGGAGCGAGTGCTGGGCCCTTTACCGACACACATGCTGCAGAAAACAAG GAAGAAGAGATATGTTCGCCATGATAAGCTGGACTGGGACGTACACAGCTCCTCGGGACGTTATGTTAGGAAGCAGTGCAAGCCACTGAGA CAATACATTGGCTCCAGTAGCTCTGATCACGCACAGCTGTTTGATCTCATAGAGAGGATGCTTGAATATGATGTCACGAAGCGGATCACCCTGGATGAAGCCATCAAACACCCTTTTTTTGACTCGATCAGGAAGAGCAAAAAATAA
- the LOC109102211 gene encoding dual specificity protein kinase CLK4-like isoform X2, whose product MYDWFDHHGHICIAFELLGLSTYDFLKENSFQPFSINHIRHMAYQIIRAVRFLHKNKLTHTDLKPENILFINSEYDIKYNPKMKRDERTLKNPDVKVVDFGNATYEHEHHTSVVSTRHYRAPEVILDLGWSHSCDVWSVGCILIEYYLGSTLFQTHDSKEHLAMMERVLGPLPTHMLQKTRKKRYVRHDKLDWDVHSSSGRYVRKQCKPLRQYIGSSSSDHAQLFDLIERMLEYDVTKRITLDEAIKHPFFDSIRKSKK is encoded by the exons ATGTATGACTGGTTTGATCACCATGGGCACATCTGCATCGCCTTTGAGCTGCTGGGCTTGAGCACGtatgattttctgaaggaaaatAGCTTTCAGCCATTCTCTATCAACCACATCAGGCACATGGCCTACCAGATCATCAGAGCAGTCAGAT TTCTTCACAAGAATAAGCTGACACACACTGACCTGAAACCAGAGAACATCCTCTTTATTAATTCAGAGTATGACATCAAGTACAATCCAAAAATG AAGAGGGATGAGAGGACACTGAAGAATCCTGATGTGAAAGTAGTTGATTTTGGGAATGCAACATATGAGCATGAGCATCACACCTCTGTGGTGTCCACACGACATTACCGAGCTCCAGAGGTTATTCTGG ATCTAGGCTGGAGTCATTCCTGTGATGTGTGGAGTGTGGGTTGCATTCTTATTGAGTATTATCTGGGATCGACTCTATTTCAG acACATGATAGTAAAGAGCATCTGGCCATGATGGAGCGAGTGCTGGGCCCTTTACCGACACACATGCTGCAGAAAACAAG GAAGAAGAGATATGTTCGCCATGATAAGCTGGACTGGGACGTACACAGCTCCTCGGGACGTTATGTTAGGAAGCAGTGCAAGCCACTGAGA CAATACATTGGCTCCAGTAGCTCTGATCACGCACAGCTGTTTGATCTCATAGAGAGGATGCTTGAATATGATGTCACGAAGCGGATCACCCTGGATGAAGCCATCAAACACCCTTTTTTTGACTCGATCAGGAAGAGCAAAAAATAA